GCAAGCGGAAATTGCGAGCAGTAAAAAAACCTTCGCCTCAGCGCGTCTCTTCAATGTGATCGAGCCATCCCCCCCCAGTCCGCCCACGCACTCACACGCGCGCAACGATGTGCTTCGAGGCCCGGACGGCAACGCCGTTGCAACGCTCGGCGGCTCCATTTCGCCGACGACCCGCACGAAGGCGCAGCTCAGCTTACTGCGCTACGGAAACGACTAGAATGGTGGGTTCATTGAATCCGACTAAGTCAGCCCCTATGCGCTCGCGAATCGCCAAACGCCTTCCTCCCGATGCCGACAAGCTCGTCGGCCTATCTCTCGCGCTGTTCGCATCCGGCAGCCGAATCGAAGACCGCTTCTGGGAAGCCAAGCTCGACGGCCTGCTCGCGAAAATAGTCCGCAACGGCAATCAGACAACGCTCGACGCGGCGCTCGATCACCTTCAGCAAAATCACCCCGACGCGTACGGCGCACTGGCCGACATGGCGGAAACGCATAGCGAATCGTTCGTCGTCGAGCACGAAGGCACGCCCTACGAGGCGTTGCTGATCGCGGCGCCCGTATTGGCTTGGACGCGCTACATGATTCCGTCCGGCCCGCTCAAGGGCGATGCCGTCGATGCGCTGCGCGCGCATCTTCAAGCGCACGTGCTGGCGGGTGGAACCCGCGTCGCGCTCGCGCCGTTTCTCTACAGCATCGACCAATTGCCGCGGCATCACGTCGAAACGTACCGCCTCGCGCAGCAATTGATCCAAGCCGCCCTCAACGGCACCGCGGTAAAGATGAACTTTGGCGACCTGCCCGAAACGTCGCCGATTTTGGCCGATCCTCGCTTCCTGCTCGCAGTGGTCGCCGCTCCGGTCGGCGCGCCGCTCTTCCGGTGGCAGGAGGAAGAAAACAGCGTGCGTATCGAACGCGGCCAGTGTCTCGAGCAATGGGCCACGCAAGGCGGCGCCAACCTGGGCCTCGTCCTACCCGGCTGCGAGTTCGAGTGCTTGTTGCCCGATGCTTATTACTCCGCATGCCGCGACGCCGACGAGCGCGTCCGGCCACACACCGTTCGCACGGCGATCCGCTATCTATTCGACACCATCGGCGCGACGCCGCAGGACTTGCGCGCCGTCGTCGCCGGCTTCGGCGAGCGGCGCATCGACGAATACCGGGTCGGCTTCACGCGCCGCGGCAGCAACGACGTCATCTACGGCGTGGTCTGGCCGCTCTACGGTCGCGAAAACGGCGAACTCGCGATCGACGAAGAAGCAGAAGAAACGGGTGGCCCCCTCGA
The sequence above is a segment of the Trinickia acidisoli genome. Coding sequences within it:
- a CDS encoding DUF2863 family protein; the protein is MRSRIAKRLPPDADKLVGLSLALFASGSRIEDRFWEAKLDGLLAKIVRNGNQTTLDAALDHLQQNHPDAYGALADMAETHSESFVVEHEGTPYEALLIAAPVLAWTRYMIPSGPLKGDAVDALRAHLQAHVLAGGTRVALAPFLYSIDQLPRHHVETYRLAQQLIQAALNGTAVKMNFGDLPETSPILADPRFLLAVVAAPVGAPLFRWQEEENSVRIERGQCLEQWATQGGANLGLVLPGCEFECLLPDAYYSACRDADERVRPHTVRTAIRYLFDTIGATPQDLRAVVAGFGERRIDEYRVGFTRRGSNDVIYGVVWPLYGRENGELAIDEEAEETGGPLEEIIALLKEAGVTDIRRHAGRFEPEYCDDCGVPLYADPLGEIVHAEMPEDAEPAQPHFH